A genomic region of Sphingobium sp. HWE2-09 contains the following coding sequences:
- a CDS encoding ribonuclease J, whose product MTPKDELIFLALGGSGEIGMNVNLYGCQGKWVMVDLGMTFGDPTYPGIELVLPDLSFIEERRKDLLGIVLTHGHEDHIGAIPYLAADLGVPLYATPFTAGLIRLKLEEEGLSKEVKLHVIQNEGSFNLGPFGFRYVPLAHSIPEGNAVLIDTPYGRIFHTGDWKLDEQPLLGQPSTPAELTAIGDEGVLALVCDSTNVFNDKASGSEGDVREGLMQTVAAAKGRVLVTTFASNAARVQTLGEVAAATGRKVCVAGRSLDRIISTAKAAGYLKDFPPTVDWDDVMHLPRSEVMIIATGGQGEARAALSRIAFDSHPIKLAEGDTVIFSSKQIPGNEIAIGRIQNALAQKNILMVTDRQAEVHVSGHPGRPELEAMYRWIRPEILLPVHGERRHMAEQARLGITSGIRHAVVQSNGDLLRLAPGAPEIIGKQDVGRLVLDGDVILPADGATINERRKLGLHGQISVAVAIDRKGKLIGDPVLRTQGVPVEEDKAAFLAEAADEVTAVVPKGSQEEDALRERIRLAVRRTATRWTGKKPIVDVLLVRA is encoded by the coding sequence ATGACACCCAAGGATGAACTGATCTTCCTGGCCCTCGGTGGGTCGGGCGAGATCGGCATGAACGTTAATCTCTACGGTTGCCAGGGCAAATGGGTCATGGTCGACCTGGGCATGACCTTTGGCGATCCCACCTATCCCGGGATCGAACTGGTTCTACCGGACCTCAGCTTTATCGAGGAACGGCGCAAGGATCTGCTCGGGATCGTGCTGACCCATGGGCATGAAGATCATATCGGTGCGATTCCCTATCTGGCCGCAGACCTTGGCGTGCCGCTTTATGCTACGCCCTTCACGGCGGGTCTGATCCGGCTTAAGCTGGAAGAAGAAGGCCTCTCCAAGGAGGTGAAGCTGCATGTGATTCAGAATGAAGGCAGCTTCAATCTTGGGCCGTTCGGCTTCCGTTACGTGCCGCTGGCCCACTCCATTCCCGAAGGCAATGCGGTGCTGATCGATACGCCCTATGGTCGTATCTTCCATACCGGCGACTGGAAACTGGACGAGCAGCCCTTGCTGGGCCAGCCGTCCACGCCAGCGGAACTGACGGCGATCGGCGACGAAGGCGTGCTGGCATTGGTCTGCGACAGCACCAATGTCTTCAACGACAAGGCCAGCGGGTCCGAAGGTGACGTGCGCGAGGGGCTGATGCAGACCGTCGCGGCGGCGAAGGGACGCGTGCTGGTCACGACCTTCGCCTCCAATGCCGCCCGTGTGCAGACGCTGGGCGAAGTGGCGGCCGCCACCGGGCGTAAGGTCTGCGTCGCCGGGCGTTCGCTTGATCGCATCATCAGCACCGCCAAGGCGGCCGGTTACCTCAAGGATTTCCCGCCGACGGTCGACTGGGACGATGTCATGCACCTGCCCCGCAGTGAGGTAATGATCATCGCCACCGGCGGGCAGGGTGAAGCACGCGCAGCGCTTTCCCGCATCGCGTTCGACAGCCATCCGATCAAGCTGGCGGAAGGCGACACGGTGATCTTCTCGTCCAAGCAGATCCCCGGCAATGAAATCGCCATCGGCCGCATCCAGAATGCGCTGGCGCAGAAGAACATCCTGATGGTCACCGATCGGCAGGCCGAAGTCCATGTGTCCGGCCACCCCGGTCGCCCCGAGCTGGAGGCCATGTATCGCTGGATACGGCCTGAGATTCTTTTGCCGGTCCATGGCGAACGCCGCCATATGGCGGAACAGGCGCGGCTCGGCATCACCAGTGGCATTCGCCATGCGGTGGTGCAGTCGAACGGCGATCTTTTGCGCCTGGCGCCGGGTGCGCCGGAAATTATCGGCAAGCAGGATGTGGGGCGCCTGGTGCTGGACGGCGACGTCATCCTGCCGGCCGATGGCGCAACCATCAACGAGCGACGCAAGCTGGGCCTCCACGGCCAGATCAGCGTCGCCGTCGCGATCGATCGCAAGGGCAAGTTGATCGGTGATCCTGTGCTGCGCACCCAGGGCGTGCCGGTGGAGGAAGACAAGGCGGCTTTCCTCGCCGAAGCGGCCGATGAAGTCACCGCCGTCGTACCCAAGGGATCGCAAGAGGAGGATGCTCTGCGTGAGCGGATACGTCTGGCGGTACGCCGGACGGCGACACGCTGGACGGGCAAGAAGCCGATAGTGGACGTCCTGCTCGTTCGCGCCTAG
- a CDS encoding GNAT family N-acetyltransferase, which produces MAEHLQDITDMLEGGDSRPVFIMLDEGGDAVAFVEAALRHDYVNGCDTSPVVFVEGLYVTERARRGGVAKLLIDCVAAWGQAQGCADMASDTARIWKATPFTLPPDSSKPNRSSTSAKPSADR; this is translated from the coding sequence ATGGCTGAACATCTGCAGGATATTACCGACATGCTGGAAGGTGGAGACAGTCGTCCTGTCTTCATAATGCTGGATGAGGGCGGCGACGCTGTGGCCTTTGTCGAAGCGGCTTTGCGCCACGACTATGTCAATGGCTGTGATACCAGTCCGGTCGTCTTCGTAGAAGGACTGTATGTGACCGAACGGGCACGACGGGGCGGCGTGGCGAAACTGCTGATCGACTGCGTGGCAGCGTGGGGGCAAGCGCAAGGTTGCGCAGACATGGCTTCGGACACCGCCCGAATTTGGAAAGCCACGCCTTTCACCTTGCCGCCGGATTCATCGAAACCGAACAGGTCGTCTACTTCCGCAAAGCCATCGGCTGACCGATAG
- a CDS encoding DUF1467 family protein, with translation MNWYAIFAIYFLMWVISAFIMLPFGIRTPDETGEVLLKGQADSAPSNFRPGLVMLRATILATLMFGLYYANYVQGWVTLDMLPGYGHGR, from the coding sequence ATGAACTGGTACGCCATCTTCGCCATCTATTTCCTGATGTGGGTCATCAGTGCCTTCATCATGCTGCCCTTCGGCATCCGCACGCCCGATGAAACGGGCGAGGTGCTGCTGAAGGGACAGGCGGATAGCGCGCCCAGCAATTTCCGGCCCGGCCTGGTGATGCTGCGTGCGACGATATTGGCGACGCTTATGTTTGGTCTTTATTACGCCAATTATGTGCAGGGCTGGGTGACATTAGACATGCTGCCCGGTTACGGCCACGGACGATGA
- the nuoN gene encoding NADH-quinone oxidoreductase subunit NuoN translates to MVDSASLLAVLPELVLTVGGLGLMLVAAFGGDGTARVVNWLSVITLVIAGLTLSVSLAHGPDAFDGLYRADAFSAYAKALIYAAAAAAILLAPRFFSVDGAPRPEYPVLILFAAIGMGMMVSAGDMLTLYVGLEMNSLASYVLASFMRQDGRSSEAGLKYFVLGSLASGILLYGISLLYGFTGSTAFDGIAVALGDGVSKGELFGLVFVLAGLAFKISAVPFHMWTPDVYEGGPTPVTTFFASAPKVAAIGLTVRVAIEALGPAGLDWQQIVIFVALASILFGAVAAIGQTNIKRLMAYSSINNVGFALIGLAAGTPAGAAATMSYMAIYVVMTIGAFACILQMRDADGKPVETIASLAGLSQSRKGLAAAFAIFMFSMAGIPPLFGFWAKFLVFDAAVASGLTALAAFGIAASVIGAFYYLKIIKTIYFDEPTMAYEAKGGAVENVILTVSAVVIVLGYLLNPVLDQASAAAAASLF, encoded by the coding sequence ATGGTTGACTCCGCTTCCCTTCTGGCGGTCCTGCCGGAACTCGTTCTGACGGTTGGTGGCCTGGGCCTTATGCTGGTCGCGGCCTTTGGCGGCGACGGCACGGCGCGCGTCGTGAACTGGTTGTCGGTCATCACGCTGGTGATCGCGGGCCTGACCCTGTCAGTTTCGCTCGCCCATGGGCCGGACGCTTTTGACGGCCTGTATCGCGCCGACGCCTTCTCGGCCTATGCGAAGGCTTTGATCTATGCCGCCGCCGCTGCGGCCATTCTGCTAGCCCCGCGCTTCTTCTCGGTCGATGGCGCGCCCCGTCCCGAATATCCGGTGCTGATCCTGTTCGCAGCCATCGGCATGGGCATGATGGTGTCGGCGGGCGATATGCTGACGCTCTATGTCGGCCTGGAAATGAACAGCTTGGCCTCCTACGTGCTCGCCAGCTTCATGCGCCAGGATGGACGCTCTTCGGAAGCGGGCCTCAAATATTTCGTGCTGGGTTCGCTGGCCAGCGGCATTCTTCTCTACGGTATCTCGCTGCTGTACGGCTTCACCGGCAGTACGGCGTTTGACGGCATTGCCGTGGCGCTGGGCGATGGCGTGTCGAAGGGCGAACTGTTCGGCCTGGTGTTCGTGCTTGCCGGCCTCGCTTTCAAGATCAGCGCCGTGCCGTTCCATATGTGGACGCCCGACGTTTATGAAGGTGGGCCGACCCCGGTCACGACTTTCTTTGCCAGTGCGCCGAAGGTCGCCGCGATCGGCCTTACCGTGCGCGTCGCGATCGAAGCGCTCGGCCCGGCAGGCCTCGACTGGCAGCAGATCGTGATCTTCGTCGCGCTCGCCTCGATCCTGTTCGGTGCGGTCGCCGCCATCGGCCAGACCAACATCAAGCGCCTGATGGCCTATTCATCGATCAACAATGTCGGCTTCGCGCTGATCGGCCTGGCCGCAGGCACGCCAGCGGGTGCGGCGGCGACGATGAGCTATATGGCGATCTACGTCGTCATGACCATCGGTGCCTTCGCCTGTATCCTGCAAATGCGCGATGCGGACGGCAAGCCGGTCGAGACGATCGCCAGCCTGGCCGGCCTGTCGCAATCGCGTAAGGGTCTGGCCGCGGCCTTCGCCATCTTCATGTTCTCGATGGCCGGTATCCCGCCGCTCTTCGGCTTCTGGGCGAAGTTCCTGGTATTCGATGCCGCCGTGGCGTCGGGCCTGACGGCATTGGCCGCCTTCGGTATCGCGGCTTCGGTGATCGGCGCCTTTTATTATCTCAAGATCATCAAAACGATCTATTTCGACGAGCCGACCATGGCCTATGAAGCCAAGGGCGGTGCGGTTGAGAATGTCATCCTGACCGTGTCAGCCGTGGTGATCGTGCTGGGTTATCTCCTCAACCCCGTACTGGACCAGGCGAGCGCGGCCGCGGCGGCGTCGCTCTTCTGA
- a CDS encoding Hpt domain-containing protein has translation MSYDPGALHAALAAAVGDDTMLIADLRVAFMESAARQVDLLARARCDANWELAAWRLKGLAASFGLTALMALADEAAEAAPGDPRVLRRLRVALAALEQG, from the coding sequence ATGTCCTATGATCCTGGCGCTCTTCACGCTGCTTTGGCGGCCGCCGTCGGCGACGATACCATGTTGATAGCCGACCTGCGCGTCGCGTTCATGGAAAGCGCCGCGCGGCAGGTCGATCTGTTGGCGCGGGCGCGGTGCGATGCGAATTGGGAATTGGCCGCCTGGCGTCTGAAAGGTCTGGCCGCCAGCTTCGGGTTGACCGCCCTGATGGCGCTGGCGGACGAAGCGGCGGAGGCTGCGCCGGGCGACCCGCGCGTCCTGCGCCGGTTGCGCGTGGCATTGGCGGCGCTGGAGCAGGGCTGA
- a CDS encoding type III pantothenate kinase encodes MLLAIDAGNTNVVFALVEGREIKARWRIATDPRRTADEYAVWLNQLLQLEGYAIGDVDAVIIATVVPRALHNLQVLADKYFKTSALIAGQAPVEWGIELDVAEPASVGADRVVNAIAAHHLYNGDLIIIDFGTATTFDVVDYSGAYKGGIIAPGINLSLDALVAAAAKLPKIAIAPPENRSVIGRTTEAQMHIGVFWGYVAMMEGLVARMRAEIGRPTRVISTGGLAVLFNDNSDIFDAIAPDLTVQGLALMHERSLKT; translated from the coding sequence ATGCTTCTCGCGATCGACGCGGGTAACACCAATGTCGTTTTCGCGCTGGTCGAAGGGCGCGAGATCAAGGCGCGCTGGCGGATCGCCACCGATCCGCGACGGACAGCCGACGAATATGCGGTCTGGTTGAACCAGTTGCTGCAGCTGGAAGGCTATGCCATCGGCGATGTCGATGCGGTCATCATCGCCACCGTCGTGCCACGTGCGCTACATAATCTGCAGGTTCTGGCCGACAAATATTTCAAGACTAGCGCTTTGATCGCCGGACAGGCGCCGGTCGAATGGGGCATCGAACTGGACGTGGCCGAACCGGCGTCGGTGGGCGCGGATCGGGTTGTAAATGCGATCGCTGCCCACCATCTCTATAATGGCGACCTGATCATCATCGATTTCGGCACTGCTACGACGTTTGATGTGGTGGATTATAGCGGCGCATATAAGGGCGGGATTATCGCGCCGGGGATCAACCTGTCGCTCGATGCGCTGGTGGCGGCTGCGGCCAAATTGCCCAAGATCGCTATCGCGCCGCCTGAAAATCGTTCGGTCATCGGGCGAACCACCGAAGCGCAGATGCATATAGGCGTATTCTGGGGCTATGTTGCAATGATGGAGGGGCTGGTCGCCCGCATGAGGGCGGAGATCGGCCGACCGACCAGAGTGATTTCGACGGGGGGCCTGGCGGTCCTCTTCAATGACAATAGCGATATTTTCGATGCGATCGCGCCGGACCTGACGGTTCAGGGCCTCGCGCTGATGCACGAACGGAGTTTGAAGACATAA
- a CDS encoding biotin--[acetyl-CoA-carboxylase] ligase has translation MFRFVEETGSTNADMLALAGDGAADGSWLRAGRQTGGKGRMGRSWESPDGNLYCSTIVLLQPTDALPHTLALVAANAVHALVAPLCAGQARIKWPNDILVDGAKIAGILLERAGDAIVVGIGINVRGHPEGLDRPVTSLAAQRADDAQAPELYERLAQLFAHWLSIWRAQGLDPIRAHWLLNAHPTGTPMRVVQPDGEEVSGTFDTLDRQGMLILRLANGQSRAIHAGDIILS, from the coding sequence CTGTTTCGTTTCGTCGAGGAAACCGGCTCCACCAACGCCGACATGCTGGCGTTGGCGGGGGATGGCGCAGCCGACGGCAGTTGGTTGCGCGCCGGACGCCAGACAGGCGGCAAGGGGCGGATGGGACGCAGTTGGGAAAGCCCTGACGGCAATCTCTATTGCTCGACCATCGTGCTTCTTCAGCCGACCGATGCGTTGCCGCATACGCTGGCGCTGGTCGCCGCCAATGCGGTCCATGCGCTGGTCGCGCCGCTATGCGCGGGGCAGGCGCGGATCAAATGGCCCAACGACATATTGGTCGATGGCGCAAAGATAGCGGGCATTTTGCTGGAACGGGCAGGCGACGCGATCGTCGTCGGCATCGGTATCAACGTACGCGGTCATCCGGAAGGATTGGACCGTCCGGTCACCAGTCTGGCGGCGCAGAGGGCAGATGACGCGCAAGCGCCCGAACTTTACGAACGACTTGCGCAACTCTTCGCCCATTGGCTGTCGATCTGGCGCGCCCAAGGCCTTGATCCCATCCGCGCCCATTGGCTGCTCAACGCCCATCCGACCGGCACGCCGATGCGGGTGGTTCAACCCGATGGCGAAGAAGTGTCAGGCACATTCGATACGCTGGACCGGCAGGGTATGTTGATCCTGCGCTTGGCGAATGGGCAGAGCCGTGCCATTCACGCGGGCGATATCATTCTGAGCTGA
- the nuoL gene encoding NADH-quinone oxidoreductase subunit L codes for MIQLIVLLPLLAAAIAGLGNKALGKLPAKIVTTGALFAACAMSWPIFISFLTGSAQAHVTPLFTWIESGSFDAQWALRVDAMTAVMLVVITSVSSLVHLYSWGYMDEEPDQPRFFAYLSLFTFAMLMLVTANNLLQMFFGWEGVGLASYLLIGFWFRKPSANAAAIKAFVVNRVGDLGFMMGIFGTYLVFNTISIPEILEAAPAMAGSTIGFLGYRFDTMTVLCLLLFVGAMGKSAQLGLHTWLPDAMEGPTPVSALIHAATMVTAGVFMVCRLSPMFETSATALTVVTYVGAATCLFAATVGTVQTDIKRVIAYSTCSQLGYMFFAAGVGAYGAAMFHLFTHAFFKALLFLGAGSVIHAMHHEQDMRYYGGLRKSIPITFWTMTLGTLAITGVGLPLVGVGFAGFYSKDGILEAAYAAGGAGTGAFIVGVFAALLTSFYSWRLVFLTFFGKPRWTQSEHIQHALHDAHGHDDHAHDAPSQKDAGHAPHAHAAHDHHVHDAGDGTGGYHPHESPLVMLIPLIVLSLGAVFAGFVFHDQFIGPEGGIAFWKGALSFDSHLMHAAHEVPTWVKFAPFTVMLTGLFIAWLSYIKNTDWPRRFVATFTGLYTFLLNKWFFDELYNFLFVKPAFAIGRFFWKFGDVGFIDRFGPNGLASLVVQGNKITRRLQSGYLYTYALVMLIGLAAAATWAMTR; via the coding sequence ATGATCCAGCTTATCGTCCTTCTTCCGCTGCTGGCCGCAGCCATTGCGGGCCTTGGCAACAAGGCTCTTGGCAAACTGCCGGCCAAGATCGTCACCACCGGCGCGCTCTTTGCCGCTTGCGCAATGAGCTGGCCGATTTTTATCAGCTTTCTGACCGGCAGCGCCCAGGCGCATGTCACACCGCTGTTTACCTGGATCGAAAGCGGTAGCTTCGATGCGCAGTGGGCCTTGCGGGTCGATGCGATGACCGCGGTCATGCTGGTGGTCATCACCAGCGTGTCCAGCCTCGTCCACCTTTATAGCTGGGGCTATATGGACGAAGAGCCGGATCAGCCGCGCTTCTTCGCCTATCTCTCGCTCTTCACCTTCGCGATGCTGATGCTCGTGACCGCGAACAATCTGCTCCAGATGTTCTTCGGTTGGGAAGGGGTGGGCCTTGCCTCCTATCTGCTCATCGGTTTCTGGTTCCGCAAGCCGTCCGCCAACGCCGCAGCGATCAAGGCATTCGTCGTCAACCGTGTCGGCGATCTTGGTTTCATGATGGGTATTTTCGGCACCTATCTGGTGTTCAACACCATATCGATCCCGGAAATCCTGGAAGCCGCGCCTGCCATGGCCGGTTCGACCATCGGGTTCCTGGGCTACCGCTTCGACACCATGACGGTCCTTTGCCTGCTGCTGTTCGTCGGCGCGATGGGCAAGTCGGCGCAGTTGGGCCTCCACACCTGGCTGCCCGACGCGATGGAAGGCCCGACCCCCGTGTCGGCGCTGATCCACGCGGCGACGATGGTCACTGCGGGCGTCTTCATGGTCTGCCGCCTGTCGCCGATGTTCGAAACATCTGCCACGGCCCTGACGGTCGTCACTTATGTGGGCGCCGCGACCTGTCTGTTCGCCGCCACCGTCGGCACTGTGCAGACCGACATCAAGCGCGTTATCGCCTATTCGACCTGTTCGCAGCTGGGCTATATGTTCTTTGCTGCAGGCGTGGGCGCTTATGGCGCGGCGATGTTCCACCTGTTCACGCATGCCTTCTTCAAGGCGCTGCTCTTCCTCGGTGCAGGGTCGGTCATCCATGCGATGCATCATGAGCAGGACATGCGCTATTATGGTGGTCTGCGCAAAAGCATCCCCATCACCTTCTGGACGATGACGCTCGGCACGCTCGCCATCACCGGCGTGGGCCTGCCGCTCGTCGGCGTGGGCTTTGCCGGCTTCTATTCGAAGGACGGCATTCTGGAAGCGGCCTATGCCGCTGGCGGGGCCGGGACCGGCGCGTTCATCGTCGGCGTATTCGCCGCGCTGCTCACCAGCTTCTACAGCTGGCGCCTGGTCTTCCTGACCTTCTTCGGCAAGCCGCGCTGGACCCAGTCCGAACATATCCAGCACGCGCTGCATGACGCGCATGGTCATGACGACCATGCACATGACGCGCCGTCGCAGAAAGATGCGGGCCATGCGCCGCATGCCCACGCAGCGCATGATCATCACGTCCATGATGCTGGCGACGGCACGGGTGGCTATCATCCGCACGAAAGCCCGCTGGTCATGCTGATCCCACTGATCGTGCTGAGCCTGGGCGCGGTGTTCGCCGGCTTCGTCTTCCACGACCAGTTCATCGGGCCGGAAGGTGGCATCGCATTCTGGAAGGGCGCTCTGTCGTTCGACAGCCATCTGATGCACGCCGCGCACGAGGTGCCGACCTGGGTCAAGTTTGCGCCGTTCACCGTGATGCTGACCGGTTTGTTCATCGCCTGGTTGAGCTATATTAAGAACACCGACTGGCCGCGCCGTTTCGTGGCGACCTTCACTGGCCTGTACACGTTCCTGCTCAACAAATGGTTTTTCGACGAGCTGTATAACTTCCTGTTCGTCAAGCCAGCCTTCGCCATCGGTCGCTTCTTCTGGAAGTTTGGTGACGTCGGCTTCATCGACCGCTTCGGGCCGAACGGCCTGGCTTCGCTGGTCGTGCAGGGCAACAAGATCACGCGTCGGCTTCAGTCCGGCTACCTCTACACCTACGCGCTGGTGATGCTCATCGGGCTTGCCGCGGCCGCAACCTGGGCGATGACACGATAA
- a CDS encoding NADH-quinone oxidoreductase subunit M yields the protein MDGFPILSLMMAVPMAGAIACLFSGAKTARWIALIATLVDLVLGIVLWMNFDQGGLQWQFQEYAPIFGRFAWALGIDGIALMLIALTVFLMPICIGASWNAITKRVGEYMAAFLFMEVLMIGVFTAQDLYLFYIMFEAGLIPMYLIIGIWGGADRIYASYKFFLYTLLGSVLMLIAMMWMVHEAGTTEIPALMAYNFDPHVQTWLFLAFFASFAVKMPMWPVHTWLPDAHVQAPTAGSVILAGVLLKMGGYGFIRFSLPMFPEASAQLAPLVWGLSMVAVVYTSLVALVQSDMKKLIAYSSVAHMAIVTVGLFAFNQAGIEGAMMVMLGHGLVSGALFLCVGVIYDRLHTREISRYGGLSINMPRYATLFLLFTMASVGLPGTSNFVGEFLSLMGIYQASSWVALVCTTGIILGAAYMLYLYRRICYGEQVNADAAAMPDLSGREIWLLAPIAAAVLWMGVYPESFLAPMRSDIRALEARLAPAAPAGDSKIKMGAPKPASEGHHEEASAHGEAH from the coding sequence ATGGACGGCTTCCCCATCCTTTCCCTGATGATGGCAGTGCCGATGGCCGGGGCCATCGCCTGCCTGTTCTCGGGCGCCAAAACGGCGCGCTGGATCGCGTTGATCGCGACGCTGGTCGATCTGGTCCTGGGCATCGTCCTGTGGATGAATTTCGACCAGGGCGGCCTGCAGTGGCAGTTCCAGGAATATGCACCGATTTTCGGTCGCTTCGCCTGGGCGCTGGGTATCGACGGCATCGCGCTGATGCTGATTGCGCTTACCGTGTTCCTGATGCCGATCTGCATCGGCGCCAGCTGGAACGCGATCACCAAGCGCGTCGGCGAATATATGGCGGCCTTCTTGTTCATGGAGGTGCTGATGATCGGCGTCTTCACGGCGCAGGATCTCTACCTCTTCTACATCATGTTCGAAGCCGGCCTCATCCCGATGTACCTCATCATCGGTATCTGGGGTGGTGCGGACCGTATCTACGCCTCGTATAAATTCTTCCTTTACACGCTGCTCGGCTCGGTCCTGATGCTGATCGCGATGATGTGGATGGTGCACGAAGCGGGCACGACCGAAATTCCGGCGCTGATGGCCTATAATTTCGATCCGCATGTTCAGACCTGGCTGTTCCTGGCCTTCTTCGCCAGCTTTGCAGTGAAGATGCCGATGTGGCCGGTCCACACCTGGCTGCCCGACGCGCACGTTCAGGCGCCGACCGCCGGTTCGGTCATCCTGGCAGGCGTGTTGTTGAAGATGGGTGGCTACGGCTTCATCCGCTTTTCGCTGCCGATGTTCCCCGAAGCTTCGGCGCAGCTCGCGCCGCTGGTTTGGGGGCTGTCGATGGTCGCGGTGGTGTATACGTCACTGGTCGCGCTGGTGCAGTCCGACATGAAGAAGCTGATCGCCTATTCCTCGGTCGCGCATATGGCGATCGTGACGGTCGGCCTGTTTGCCTTCAACCAGGCGGGTATCGAAGGCGCGATGATGGTCATGCTGGGCCATGGCCTGGTGTCCGGCGCGCTGTTCCTGTGCGTCGGCGTCATCTACGACCGGCTGCATACGCGTGAGATCAGCCGCTATGGTGGCCTCAGCATCAATATGCCGCGTTATGCGACCCTGTTCCTGCTGTTCACCATGGCCTCTGTCGGCCTGCCGGGTACGTCGAACTTCGTCGGGGAGTTTCTGTCGCTGATGGGCATCTACCAGGCATCAAGCTGGGTAGCGCTGGTCTGCACCACGGGCATCATCCTGGGCGCCGCCTATATGCTCTATCTGTATCGCCGCATTTGCTATGGCGAGCAGGTCAATGCCGATGCCGCCGCCATGCCCGACCTGTCGGGTCGGGAAATCTGGTTGCTGGCGCCGATCGCCGCTGCGGTGCTGTGGATGGGCGTCTATCCCGAAAGCTTCCTGGCGCCCATGCGGTCCGACATTCGCGCGCTCGAAGCGCGCCTCGCCCCTGCGGCTCCCGCAGGAGACTCCAAGATCAAGATGGGTGCGCCCAAGCCAGCGAGTGAGGGCCATCATGAAGAAGCATCCGCGCACGGGGAGGCGCATTAA